The genomic window GTGAGCCCATGATTTTATAAACCTAACCACTGTTTTCCCGTCCATAACAGAATGATGAGAAGCGATACCAATACAAAACCCTTGGTTGGGGAACAAAGTGACTTGCAAAGAAAGAACCGAAGGTGAGTCACAAGAAAGCGATAACTCGGGCACCAAAGAGCGTATCTCCGATTCGGGACGTATCCCTTTACCGGAGATACGGGAGAAATCAGCATCACTCTCCGCGACAGTCAAGGAAACATAGTCGTTCGGAGAGACGATGATGCTAGGTTTAGGATCTTGTGAGCTCCATGTGAGGCGGCCAGCGAGCGGGAGGTAGTGACGAAGGAcgatggagagagagagctcaAGTTTGGGGAGGATCACGGAGAGGAAGGACTCAAGAGATGAGTCTTTGATGAGTTTGTAGAAGATAACTCTTTCGGTGGGATGGAATTGTAACCAACGTAAGTCGAAGAACGTCAGTGGAAGAACCATCGAGTTGGCTGAGTCATTGGACGAGTTACTTGCTGGGCTGACTTGGGAGATCTTGGTTACCTTTAGCGCCATTGATGATGAGTATGTAGCTCAACAATCTCTAATGGTAGTAAATAAACaagatttttctttgctttggtcacaaataaacaatatttatatatcacgCCAGATTCATGTTTcctgcaaaatcaaattatattcatttacaaatcaaataactaaattaaatggagtaaaatttaaatttataataagtCCTGATTCAGACCAGCTGTTACCAAGTGTGAATGTTTGGTAAGGGATTTTAATAACCTTTGTggtagaattttaaaatagataaagatGCTTCAGTATCAGTCTAGATTAAAAATGAACTTCCCACAATTTGCGCTAATTATCGTCacaatgatttgttttgatttttttttcttacaccTAGATTAAAACTAAACTTTCCACAATTTGCAGTTTAAAACAGATATTCTTTTACACCTAAATAAaagaagatcatcttaacaAGATACTGTATGTTTGTAGGACAAACAATTAGACTACTGATCCTCTTCCAAAATCTTTTTAACCTCACTTTTGAAgttgaaacaataaaaattggGTGACAGAGCCGTATCTAATGCATCAAATTTTAGTATCCAGATCATACATAAATAAGGTAACTTtgacaaatttaaaaattctgCATGGAAAACGTTACTTGACCAAGAGCAATGACATATATGTGTAATGTGTTGTGCATAATATTgcaacaattgtttttttcaaaaagacaAATTGCAAGCAAGCACCACTAAAGAGGTGATACAATTATGTCCAAACCATAATTAAACGAAGACATAAAAGTATCCATCTCACTCTGTGCAGGGTCTCGGCTCCCGAACCGTACGTGAGCTGCCTCGTACGGCTCTTCCTAAGAACTTGAAGCCCCAAAACTTGAACTACGCACATACATACTTTAGAGAAAAGGTAAAGCCAAGAGAGCTGCCCTCAACCCTACTACGAGGATAGCATCTTCTTCAAACACAAGCCTATCTCAGCGCCACCGATCTCATCCCTCCTCTCTGATATCGTGAACGCTGCATACCGGTCAATGGACACAATCTCGTCGTTTACGGGTTTAACCCACCCAAAATCTGACCCATATACCCCAGTTCGGTTCGACCCCGAAACAGAGTCAACTTGAGTACCCGGTTTCACCTCCTTCGTTCCATCAATATACAACTCGCAAGTGCTTCAATTCCTTGTGAACCCAAACTTTTGACTGAATCTCCAAGAATCTCGATAGCGTTTAAGAAACCGTCTCTTCCCGACAATAGCTTTGCTTTGTAACCAATAGGGAACACCCAGTTCCCAAAGTACCTCTCTGGAACCAGTGGATCTAATTAACCGTTTTCTAAATTCGGCTGCATGAATACATGGACAGCACCGTTCTTTCTTTGCTGCCACCGCGCGCCTTCACCAGACAGCTCCAGAGATAGGCCATTGTGACGACGAACGTtgagaaatatagatcatgTAGAGAGCGCGCTGATTCTTGCTTGGCTCGCTCCTTAAGTTTCTTGACTTTCTCCTGAGTCAGCTGGAGTGTGATTCGGACAAGATCGGTGCTGATATCCCCCCTTGGAGGCGGCTTTAGGGTTCTCTTGCCATCTTTTTCATACAAGAAGTAGCACATTGATTCCATAATCTTTGATTCAAGACCGGGCGGGGCATTGATGTATGAGTACGATCTAAAATTGGAGTCAAAATATTTGGAAGGCACGTGAACGGTTCCATGTTCTAGTAATTTACAAATGTGAGCCTATGATTTGATACACATTATCGACCCTGTTCTTCGCTCTGTATGCAGAAAGAacattcaaatatttgaaactaGAAGATCCACGTCGATGCATggaaataatttgaatttcttatgttatgaaaaaatagtaaaagaaaccttacttttagtttttgaattcACGAATGTGAAAAGATTATAGTAGTGCATTTCAATAATTCAATAATAGTTACTATCATCTCTTAGATGTAAATGTACATTATAGATTTAGTGCATggagttaataaaataatcataaatgaagacttttttttttgctacgGAGTGTTAACACTTTGGACTATATTATTCTCTATGCtcagaagaatcaaaaattaaaaatataactttttttttgtattattagttCTCTCTCTTAATTTATGTAAGTTAGACAAAAATACCTCATCgcatatatcaaattatttagcAATGTAATTAAATACTTagggaaaaatgtcattaaaaTCCCCAACTTATAAAAAAGTAGATTTAAATCCTCAACTCCCGACAAAACGAAATTATTAACAaagttttgttgactttcCAAATAAATACCAAACTTTCGTATATATGACCATATTAGGCATAATATTA from Arabidopsis thaliana chromosome 3, partial sequence includes these protein-coding regions:
- a CDS encoding transferase-like protein (transferase-related; BEST Arabidopsis thaliana protein match is: HXXXD-type acyl-transferase family protein (TAIR:AT3G29635.1); Has 179 Blast hits to 179 proteins in 25 species: Archae - 0; Bacteria - 0; Metazoa - 0; Fungi - 0; Plants - 179; Viruses - 0; Other Eukaryotes - 0 (source: NCBI BLink).), which codes for MESMCYFLYEKDGKRTLKPPPRGDISTDLVRITLQLTQEKVKKLKERAKQESARSLHDLYFSTFVVTMAYLWSCLVKARERYFGNWVFPIGYKAKLLSGRDGFLNAIEILGDSVKSLGSQGIEALASYFGWVKPVNDEIVSIDRYAAFTISERRDEIGGAEIGLCLKKMLSSYRDPAQSEMDTFMSSFNYGLDIIVSPL